The Flavobacterium sp. IMCC34852 genome contains the following window.
AACATGATCATCGACGGTGAATTAGATCACTTGCCGGAAGCAGCCTTCAACCTTAAAGGAACCATTGAAGATGCTATCGAAGCAGGACAAAAAATGTTAGCAGAAGCGTAATCAGTTGGCAGTTAGTAGTTGGCAGTGTTCAGTTGGTGCTAATTACTAATTACTAATCACTAATCACTAAAAAAAATGATTTTAGAAATAGTATCACCCGAAGCTACTTTATTCAAAGGTGAAGTAACCTCGGTTTCTTTACCGGGTGTTGATGGTTCGTTCCAAATCTTGAACAACCACGCACCAATAGTTTCTACTTTAAAACAAGGTACCGTGAAAATCACTGCCGATAGTTTTAAATTGGGCAAAGAAGTAGCTGAAAAGTTTACCAAAGTAAACGACCAAAACTACACTTTGGAAATCAATTCAGGAACTATTGAAATGAAAGACAACAAAGTAATCGTATTAGCCGACTAATCCGATTTTGTATAAAAGAAGAAGCCCGACAGTAATGTTGGGCTTTTTTATTTAAGCTGAAATCTTTTTGTTTCAGGAGCTATTTCCGGCTTTACGCGCTACACGATTTGATATTAAGAGGAGAATGTCCAGTGGACATTCGGTTACTATACTATTTTTGTTAAAGAAAATACCTGACAGCCACTGGCTGTCCTCCTTTTAATTTCAAATGGGCTATTTTACTATCTTTGACTCATGAAACTCCCAAAATCACTACAAACCAAACTCGAGCAACGCCAAGCCAACAACGCTTTGCGCCAATTGCCTACAGCCAAAGATTTGGTAGATTTTGCCTCCAATGATTACATCGGGTTTGCCCATAGCGAAAGTATTTTCAATCAAACCCATCAATACCTTGCAGACCATAATATAAAAGTAAACGGCGCCACCGGTTCCCGATTAATCTCAGGAAACCATAATCTGTATGAAACAACAGAAAGTGTCATCGCCCACTTTCACCAAGCCGAAACCGCTTTAATTTTCAACTCAGGCTACGATGCCAATGTTGGATTTTTCAGCGCCGTGCCGCAACGCAACGACATTATTCTGTACGACGAACTTTGCCACGCTTCCATCCGCGACGGTATCCAAATGAGTAATGCTAAAGCCTATAAATTTCAACACAATGATGTAGTAGATCTAGAAGAACTTCTCAGCAGATTTCAACCGACAACCGACAACCAACAACCGACAACAATCTACCTTGTCACCGAATCCGTCTTCTCCATGGACGGTGATTGCCCTAACCTGGAAGAACTCGTTCAACTGGCGGAAAAATACAACGCCTATTTAGTGATTGATGAAGCTCATGCGCTAGGTGTTTTCGGCCAACAAGGAGAAGGTGTAATTCAAAGTTTAGGGTTACAAGACAAAGTCTTCGCTCGAATCATGACTTTCGGAAAAGGATTAGGTTGTCACGGTGCAGCCATTTTAGGCAGTGCCGAACTCAAAAGCTATTTGGTCAACTTCGCCCGAAGTTTTATTTACACCACCGGTTTGTCGCCACATTCGGTAGCTGCCATTTTAGTCGCGTACCAACATTTGGCCTCAGAGAAAACCGCACTACAAGCGTTAAGAAATAACATACTATTCTTCAACCAAGAAAAACTCCGCATAGGATTAAAACCCATGTTCGTTTACAGTAAATCGGCCATACAATGCGCTATCATTCCGGGGAATGACAAAGTAAAAAGCATCGCTACCCAATTGCAGCAAAACGGGTTTGACGTAAAACCCATCTTATCCCCAACCGTTCCCGAAGGACAAGAACGCCTGCGCTTTTGCTTGCACAGTTACAATTCTGAAACCGAAATCTTGAATGTCTTGGAATTGTTAGCTACTTTTGTGTTCAAATAAAAATCTATGAAAATTTTTATCACAGGAATCGGTACCGATGTCGGCAAAACTGTAGCGTCAGCTATAGTAACCGAAGCCTTGGAAGCCGATTATTGGAAACCCGTACAAGCCGGCGATTTAGCACTTTCGGATACGCATAAAGTCAAAGCGAAAATCTCAAATCCCAATTCCCAATTCCATCAGAATGCTTATGCGCTCAACACTCCGGCCAGTCCGCATTTGGCTGCTGCGTTAGACGGCATTGTTATCGATTTAAAAAAAATCACAGAACCTAAAACCAACAATCATTTGGTGGTAGAAGGCGCCGGGGGTGTTTTCGTCCCGTTAAATGACCAAGATTGTGTCATCGATTTAATACAGCCCGATTACAAAGTCATCGTCGTTTCCCGACACTATTTAGGCAGTATCAATCATACGTTACTAACTATTGAAGCACTACAAAACCGAAAAATAAAAGTGGCCGGAATCATTTTCTCCGGAGATGAAAACAAAGCGACCGAAGACATTATTTTAAATAAAACCGGCGTAAAATGTATTGGTCGAATTGACAATGAACCGTATTTCGATGCGAATGTGATTGCTTATTACGCTGATAAATTTCGGGATAATCTTTTAAATCTTTAACGGCATGAACCTATCCGAAAAAGACCAACTATACAACTGGCATCCTTACACCCAACACAAAACCACCGGCCTATTGCCTGCCATTGTCAAAGGCGAAGGCGCTTTGCTTTGGGATGAAAACGGCAAAGAATTTATCGATGCTATTGCCTCTTGGTGGGTCAATCCGTTTGGCCATTCTAACCGAGTGATAGCAGATGCCATTTACCAACAGTTAACGACCTTAGAACACGTTTTATTCGGCGGGTTTACCCATAACAAAGCAGTAGAATTGTCGGAGAAACTGCTCTCCATTTTGCCTACTAACCAAAAGAAATTTTTTTATTCCGATAACGGTTCAACCGCTGTTGAAGTGGCACTCAAAGGCGCTTTGCAATATTATTACAACCAAGGCCAAAAACGCACCAAAATCATTGCTTTTGAAGACGCTTTTCACGGTGATACTTTTGGCGCCATGGCCGCCAGCGGGATTACTTTTTATACCGAAGCGTTTCAAGGTTCTATGTTAGAAGTCGCACGCATTCCGGTGCCTGTAAAAGGGAAGGAAGAACAAAGTTTGAAAGCTTTAACCGATTTGGTGGCTACCCAAGAATACGCTGCCTTTATCTTTGAACCTTTGGTGCAAGGTGCCGCCGGCATGGTCATGTATGAAGCGGAAATACTTGATAAATTAATCGCTGTTTGCCAACAAAATAAAGTCTTTACCATAGCCGATGAAGTCATGACAGGCTTTGGTAAAACCGGGAAAACCTTCGCTTCCGATTATTTAGTAAACAAACCCGATATGATGTGTTTGTCTAAAGCCTTAACCGGTGGCACGATTCCTATGGCAATTACCACTTTTGCCCAAGAAATCTTCGATGGTTTTTATAATGATGATGTCAATAAAGCTTTGTTTCACGGTCATACCTTTACCGCTAATCCTACGGGTTGCGCCGCCGCTTTGGCGAGTATAGGTTTGCTGGAAACTCAGCAGATGCAAGATAATATTTCAAGAATTCATGCCCAACATTTGGCTTTCGCCCAAAAAATGAAAGACCATCCTAAAGTCAAAACCACTCGCGTACTCGGTGTAATTTTTGCCTTAGAAATCAAAACCGACAGCGCCGAAAGTTATTACGGAAACATGCGAATGAAACTCTATAACTTCTTTATCCAAAATGGTGTGATTCTGCGACCGGTCGGCAATATCGTTTACATTTTACCGCCGTATATTATTTCAACGGAACAACTGGAAAAGGTTTACAGTATAGTTGAACAAGCGGTGGAAATGGTTTAGCCCTTCGACAAGCTCAGGGTGACAAAGTACAGTCGATTGGGTTTAGTGTAAGTAACGCAATTTATCTTCTTTTATGAATAAACAATTGATTATACACTTGTCAGTCTGAGCCTGTCGAAGACCTTTTCTTTGAACAAGTGGTGGAAATGGTATAAATCTTAGCACACAGATGCCTCGGATTAAACAGATTTTCACGGATTTTTTTATCTGTGTTTGTCCGTAGTATCTGTTTCATCTGTGTTCTTAAATTTTGAGAATAGGCTAGACTTTTTCAAAGAATAACTACCTTTGCCGCACAATACACCACCATGTTGAAAACCAAAATTGCCATTACTTCTCTCGCCTCGATTTCGCCTTTGGGAAAAAACCCGGAGGAGATTTGGGCCAATTATCTTTCGCCAAAGACTTTAATTACTACCAAAGATTTTAATGGCAAAAGTCAGTTCGTGGCAACAATTCCTGTTGACATCAGAAAGGAAATGGACGCTTTGCGCAAAGAAGACATCAAATACAAAGCCTTAGACGAAACAGTTTTGTTAGCCATATTAGCATCGCGCCAAGCCATTAAAAAGGCAGGTTGGCAACAAGGTGCCGACTTCGGAATTAACATTGGTTCCTCACGCGGTGCCACACAATTGTTTGAAAAATACCATCAAGAATTTATCGAAACCGGAAAAACGGCCACGCTGACTTCTCCAACCACAACCCTGGGCAATATTTCTTCTTGGGTAGCGCATGATTTAAAAAGTGCCGGACCCGAAATCTCGCATTCTATAACTTGTTCAACAGCTTTGCATGCGGTTTTGAATGCCGTGGCTTGGCTGCAATCGGGCTTGGCGACTAAGTTTTTGGTGGGCGGCAGTGAAGCTCCTTTAACCGCTTTTACTTTGGCCCAAATGCAAGCGTTAAAGATTTATGCGAATGAAGAACAACTGTTTCCTTGTCGCGCCTTCGACTTGACCAAAACCAAAAATTCCATGGTCTTAGGCGAAGCAGCTTCGGTGGCTTGTTTAGAATTGGGCGAAAGCCCAAAAGCCTTAGGCTATATAACCGG
Protein-coding sequences here:
- a CDS encoding F0F1 ATP synthase subunit epsilon, translated to MILEIVSPEATLFKGEVTSVSLPGVDGSFQILNNHAPIVSTLKQGTVKITADSFKLGKEVAEKFTKVNDQNYTLEINSGTIEMKDNKVIVLAD
- a CDS encoding aminotransferase class I/II-fold pyridoxal phosphate-dependent enzyme — its product is MKLPKSLQTKLEQRQANNALRQLPTAKDLVDFASNDYIGFAHSESIFNQTHQYLADHNIKVNGATGSRLISGNHNLYETTESVIAHFHQAETALIFNSGYDANVGFFSAVPQRNDIILYDELCHASIRDGIQMSNAKAYKFQHNDVVDLEELLSRFQPTTDNQQPTTIYLVTESVFSMDGDCPNLEELVQLAEKYNAYLVIDEAHALGVFGQQGEGVIQSLGLQDKVFARIMTFGKGLGCHGAAILGSAELKSYLVNFARSFIYTTGLSPHSVAAILVAYQHLASEKTALQALRNNILFFNQEKLRIGLKPMFVYSKSAIQCAIIPGNDKVKSIATQLQQNGFDVKPILSPTVPEGQERLRFCLHSYNSETEILNVLELLATFVFK
- the bioD gene encoding dethiobiotin synthase, with the protein product MKIFITGIGTDVGKTVASAIVTEALEADYWKPVQAGDLALSDTHKVKAKISNPNSQFHQNAYALNTPASPHLAAALDGIVIDLKKITEPKTNNHLVVEGAGGVFVPLNDQDCVIDLIQPDYKVIVVSRHYLGSINHTLLTIEALQNRKIKVAGIIFSGDENKATEDIILNKTGVKCIGRIDNEPYFDANVIAYYADKFRDNLLNL
- the bioA gene encoding adenosylmethionine--8-amino-7-oxononanoate transaminase; translation: MNLSEKDQLYNWHPYTQHKTTGLLPAIVKGEGALLWDENGKEFIDAIASWWVNPFGHSNRVIADAIYQQLTTLEHVLFGGFTHNKAVELSEKLLSILPTNQKKFFYSDNGSTAVEVALKGALQYYYNQGQKRTKIIAFEDAFHGDTFGAMAASGITFYTEAFQGSMLEVARIPVPVKGKEEQSLKALTDLVATQEYAAFIFEPLVQGAAGMVMYEAEILDKLIAVCQQNKVFTIADEVMTGFGKTGKTFASDYLVNKPDMMCLSKALTGGTIPMAITTFAQEIFDGFYNDDVNKALFHGHTFTANPTGCAAALASIGLLETQQMQDNISRIHAQHLAFAQKMKDHPKVKTTRVLGVIFALEIKTDSAESYYGNMRMKLYNFFIQNGVILRPVGNIVYILPPYIISTEQLEKVYSIVEQAVEMV
- a CDS encoding beta-ketoacyl synthase N-terminal-like domain-containing protein; protein product: MKTKIAITSLASISPLGKNPEEIWANYLSPKTLITTKDFNGKSQFVATIPVDIRKEMDALRKEDIKYKALDETVLLAILASRQAIKKAGWQQGADFGINIGSSRGATQLFEKYHQEFIETGKTATLTSPTTTLGNISSWVAHDLKSAGPEISHSITCSTALHAVLNAVAWLQSGLATKFLVGGSEAPLTAFTLAQMQALKIYANEEQLFPCRAFDLTKTKNSMVLGEAASVACLELGESPKALGYITGIGYATDDLQHNISISEDAQCFQKSMAMALQNTPLEEVDAIVMHAPGTLKGDTSEYKAIQKVFGNNLPMLTTNKWKIGHTFGASGMLNIELALLMLQHQTFIGIPYIEEPNPRKAIRKVLINAVGFGGNAVSVLVSKE